A segment of the Prochlorococcus marinus str. MIT 9215 genome:
AGCCAGCTTCGCGGGCAGCGTCAGCAAGTGCCTTTACTCTACCGTGATATATATTACCTCCACGGTCAAAAATTACTTGCTTAACGCCTTTTTTTATCGCTCTCTTTGCTAACAATTTTCCAACAATGGAGGAGGAATTACAATCAGAAGGTAATTTCTCAGATTTTTCTCTAAGTTCCTTATCAACAGTTGAAGCTGAGCAAATAGTTGTTTGAGCACTATCATCTATAACCTGGGCATAAATATGGTTATTAGAGCGAAAAACAGACAATCTTGGACGCGTTGCATCTCCAATTAAGAATCTCCTTAATCTTCTATGTCTTTTTTGGGTTTGTAATTTTCTGGAAAGTTTGGTCATTTTTTTATTTTGAATTATTTTTTGCCAGATTTACCAGCTTTTCTGAGAATTATCTCATCATGGTATTTAATTCCTTTACCTTTGTATGGCTCTGGAGGTCTAATTGATCTGATTTTTGCGGCTTCATTGCCAACAATTTCTTTATCAATTCCAGATACGGTAACGTTTGTATTACTTTCAACTTTGTATGTTATACCATCAGGGGGGATCATTTCTATAGGATGACTATATCCTGCACTAACAACAAGATTTTTGCCTTTTACTTGCGCTCTGGATCCAACGCCTACAATTTCTAGTTTTTTTGAAAAACCTTGACTAACCCCTTCAACCATATTTGCAATTAAGGCTCTGCATAAACCATGTCTTTGCCTTGAAAATATTTTGGAAGTAGTGGGACTAACCACAACAGTATTATCTTTTTTATCAAAACAAACTCCTTCAGGCATTTGACGTTTTAACTCACCCTTAGGGCCTTTAACTGTAACTATTAATCCATCAAAATCAACGGTTACTTTATCTGGTATCAGTACTGGTGTTTTTCCAATTCTTGACATGATTAATCCTCCTTAATAAACATAGCAAAGTACTTCACCACCTATACCTTGCTTCCTAGCATCACGATCACTCATAACACCTTTAGAAGTAGATATGATAGCAACTCCGAGACCTCCAAGAACTTTAGGTAGAGCTCTAGTATTTTTATAAATTCTCAAACCAGGTTTACTAACTCTTTGCATGGATCGAATGGTAGGAAATTTATTCTTACCACTATATTTCAGACCAAGTATTATTTGTGATTTATAGCCTTCACCTTCCTCGTTAATCTCAGAAATGAACCCCTCTTTTTGAAGCACTTTTGCGATACTTAGGGACATTTTTGAACCTGGAATTGTTGTGGTTGTATGCTTTTTTTGACTCGCATTTCTAATACGAGTGAGCATATCTGAAATAGGATCGTGATTTGACATGGTTTTAATTTAATTCTTACTAAAAGGCATTCCTAACTCTTGAAGAAGAGCTTTACCCTCTTGATCTGATCTCGCACTAGTGACAATAGTTATATCCATACCCCTTATTGAGTCTATTTTATCAAAGGAGATTTCAGGAAAAATTAATTGCTCTTTAACTCCAACGGTGTAGTTCCCTCTCCCATCAAAACTCTTTGGATTAACTCCTCTAAAGTCTCTTATTCTTGGTAAAGCTAGATTTATAAATCTTTCTAAAAAGGAATACATCCTGTCACCTCTTAAAGTTACAGTACAACCAATTGGCATACCTTCGCGAATTTTAAAACCCGCGATAGCTTTTTTAGCCCTAGTTACTAGGGCCTTTTGTCCCGTAATTGTTGCCATTTCGTTGAGAGAAGCCTCTAAAGCTTTTGAATTTGAAGCAGCTTCACCAAGACCTCTATTAACGTTGACTTTGACAACTTTAGGTACTTGATGAATATTTTTAAGACCAAGTTCCTTTAAAAGTTTTGGTCTAATTGATTCTTTGTAGCGATTTTTTAGAGTCATAATTTTTTAATAATTCTGGTCTTTGTCAGAATTGATAAATTAGAAAAAGTTTAAATCTGGTTTCTGATGAAAAATTAATCAATTACTTCACCAGTTTTTTTCAGTCTTCTTTTCTTCACTCCCTCTTTATCAATAAAGTATTCAATCTTACTTGTAAGATTTTTTTCCTTCGAGAAGAACATTACATTTGATGCATGTAAAGATGCCTCTTCTGTAAGTATTCTTCCTGTTTCTCCTTCCTGAGTTGGTTTTACATGTTTGGTTCTAAGGTTAATTCCTTTAACTACAACTTTATTTTCAAGAGGGATAGTTTTTAAAACCTCTCCAGTTTTGCCTTTTTCCTTGCCGTTAATTACCTTTACTAAATCTCCAGTTTTAATTCTCATTTTTATTCTTTGGAAATTTTTCTTTTGTTTTAATGAATCCAACATTTAAATCACCTCGGGAGCAAGAGAAACAATTTTAGTGTAATTTTTATCCCGCAGTTCTCTGGCTACAGGACCAAAAACTCTAGTACCTTTTGGATTTTTATCCTCATTAATCAAAACGGCAGCATTATCATCAAATCTTATTGAATTACCAGTATTTCTTCTTAGTGTTGCTTTTGTTCTAACGATAACTGCTTTCACAACCTCAGATTTCTTAACTCCCATATTCGGAAGAGCGTCTTTAACAGTTGCGACAATTACGTCCCCAACATGTGCATATCTTCTATTAGAACCTAAAACCCTAATACATTGGAGTCTTTTCGCTCCACTATTATCAGCAACTGTCAAATAGGTTTCTTGTTGAATCATTTTTTAACCTCCTTAGCCTGATTTGTTTTATTGAGAATCTCTTCTATCGCCCATCTTTTTTGAGCGCTAAGCGGTCTAGTTTCTCTAATTTTTACTCGATCACCTGTAACGCATGTATTTTCTGGGTCATGCGCTTTGTATCGTGTAGTTCTACTTACGATTTTTTTATATGTGGGATGTGGGTACCTGTTAATAACAGCAACAACGACTGTTTTATCCATTTTGTCGCTGACAACAGTACCAATTCTTTCTTTAAGTGCCATAACTAATAATTAATCAGAAGTAGTTTGAGAAGCAGATTGACTCTTACTGAGAGTTAGTAATTGAGCAACTTGTTTCTTGATAATTTTAAATTTATGAGTTTCATTAAGCTGTCTCGTAGCTTGCTTGAATCTCAAATCAAAAAGATCTTTTCGTAATTGGTCAATCTTTTCAGTAATTTGATCAGAATTTAATTTTTTAAATTCTTTAAGAGACTCTGAGTTTTTCATTGTTTAACCTCCTCTTGAGATTTTTTACTATTTTTTGTCTTTTCTTGAGAGGGAGCTTCTAAATTCTTATCAATGGAGATAAATTTAGTTTTTACAGGAAGTTTGTATTGAGCCAGACGCATTGCTTCCTTTGCAACTTCCTCAGTTATATCCTCACCACCCATTTCAAAAAGTATTCTTCCAGGTTTTACAACTGCGACCCAAAATTCTGGATTACCTTTACCAGAACCCATTCTAGTTTCGGCAGGTCTCATAGTTACAGGTTTATCAGGAAAAATTCTTATCCAGATTTGACCTCCACGTTTGATATATCTTGTCATAGCTCGCCGACTTGCCTCAATCTGACGTGCAGTTACCCACCCACAGTCTTGAGCTTGGAGAGCAAATTGACCGAAAGCAATAG
Coding sequences within it:
- the rplR gene encoding 50S ribosomal protein L18, which gives rise to MTKLSRKLQTQKRHRRLRRFLIGDATRPRLSVFRSNNHIYAQVIDDSAQTTICSASTVDKELREKSEKLPSDCNSSSIVGKLLAKRAIKKGVKQVIFDRGGNIYHGRVKALADAAREAGLEF
- the rplF gene encoding 50S ribosomal protein L6; its protein translation is MSRIGKTPVLIPDKVTVDFDGLIVTVKGPKGELKRQMPEGVCFDKKDNTVVVSPTTSKIFSRQRHGLCRALIANMVEGVSQGFSKKLEIVGVGSRAQVKGKNLVVSAGYSHPIEMIPPDGITYKVESNTNVTVSGIDKEIVGNEAAKIRSIRPPEPYKGKGIKYHDEIILRKAGKSGKK
- the rpsH gene encoding 30S ribosomal protein S8; translation: MSNHDPISDMLTRIRNASQKKHTTTTIPGSKMSLSIAKVLQKEGFISEINEEGEGYKSQIILGLKYSGKNKFPTIRSMQRVSKPGLRIYKNTRALPKVLGGLGVAIISTSKGVMSDRDARKQGIGGEVLCYVY
- the rplE gene encoding 50S ribosomal protein L5, whose amino-acid sequence is MTLKNRYKESIRPKLLKELGLKNIHQVPKVVKVNVNRGLGEAASNSKALEASLNEMATITGQKALVTRAKKAIAGFKIREGMPIGCTVTLRGDRMYSFLERFINLALPRIRDFRGVNPKSFDGRGNYTVGVKEQLIFPEISFDKIDSIRGMDITIVTSARSDQEGKALLQELGMPFSKN
- the rplX gene encoding 50S ribosomal protein L24, giving the protein MLDSLKQKKNFQRIKMRIKTGDLVKVINGKEKGKTGEVLKTIPLENKVVVKGINLRTKHVKPTQEGETGRILTEEASLHASNVMFFSKEKNLTSKIEYFIDKEGVKKRRLKKTGEVID
- the rplN gene encoding 50S ribosomal protein L14, translating into MIQQETYLTVADNSGAKRLQCIRVLGSNRRYAHVGDVIVATVKDALPNMGVKKSEVVKAVIVRTKATLRRNTGNSIRFDDNAAVLINEDKNPKGTRVFGPVARELRDKNYTKIVSLAPEVI
- the rpsQ gene encoding 30S ribosomal protein S17; translation: MALKERIGTVVSDKMDKTVVVAVINRYPHPTYKKIVSRTTRYKAHDPENTCVTGDRVKIRETRPLSAQKRWAIEEILNKTNQAKEVKK
- the rpmC gene encoding 50S ribosomal protein L29, with amino-acid sequence MKNSESLKEFKKLNSDQITEKIDQLRKDLFDLRFKQATRQLNETHKFKIIKKQVAQLLTLSKSQSASQTTSD
- the rplP gene encoding 50S ribosomal protein L16, whose translation is MLSPKRTKFRKQHRGRMRGVASKGNTIAFGQFALQAQDCGWVTARQIEASRRAMTRYIKRGGQIWIRIFPDKPVTMRPAETRMGSGKGNPEFWVAVVKPGRILFEMGGEDITEEVAKEAMRLAQYKLPVKTKFISIDKNLEAPSQEKTKNSKKSQEEVKQ